A DNA window from Bacteroides cellulosilyticus contains the following coding sequences:
- a CDS encoding ATP-binding protein: MIHFVIMAQDKIKMHDSASHTTEKDENTELLKEKLLKVNSVLAAHQIALWEININTFECTFTQEYFESLGLDKVGIRYQNLEEFCSFVHPDDKHLVSLDGFQKKLDGFDESNVLRVRCVGAHGEIVWLEDHLLSVEKDKSGNLERLLCYTVNVTGQCEREAHISRVEERNRKIIQALPEFIFILDQDFFITDVLMSSDTILLHPVEQLRGADGRTIYSPEVSDLFLRNIRQCLEDGELKEIEYPLDVDDCERHYFQARIAPFEDNKVMALIHDIGDRVQRSNELIEAKQRAEEADRMKSVFLANMSHEIRTPLNAIVGFSEIIALTEDEVEKAEYLNIIQKNSNLLLQLINDILDLSRIESGKSEMNFQLVEMTGLIDEVEKVHRLKMKTGIRLNVIRPDEEIWIMVDRNRITQVLFNFLSNAIKNTHEGAITLGLEACGEWLKVYVTDTGCGIAKEKLPLIFNRFEKLNDFVQGTGLGLPICQSIVERLGGKISVESEVGVGSTFVMTLPYRQFVLGADGEPVEINAHVERRSDGRKKILIAEDTESNFMQINILLKKDYTISWVTNGEEAVNSFLRERPDLILMDIRMPVMNGIQATEKIRTIDIDLPIVAVTANAFLIEQQQALAAGCNDIIAKPYTYERLKETIIKYI; the protein is encoded by the coding sequence ATGATACACTTTGTTATTATGGCGCAAGACAAAATAAAAATGCATGATTCCGCTTCTCATACTACCGAGAAAGACGAGAACACGGAACTACTGAAAGAGAAATTATTGAAGGTCAACTCCGTTCTGGCTGCCCATCAAATTGCTCTTTGGGAGATAAATATCAATACCTTTGAGTGCACTTTCACTCAGGAATATTTCGAAAGTTTAGGCTTGGATAAAGTCGGCATCCGTTATCAGAATTTGGAAGAGTTCTGTAGCTTTGTGCATCCCGATGATAAGCATTTGGTGTCGTTGGATGGCTTTCAAAAGAAATTGGATGGCTTTGATGAGTCCAATGTCTTACGGGTGCGTTGCGTAGGCGCGCATGGCGAAATAGTCTGGTTGGAGGACCACCTCTTATCTGTAGAGAAAGATAAAAGTGGAAATCTGGAAAGGCTCTTATGCTATACCGTGAACGTCACCGGGCAGTGCGAGCGCGAAGCACACATATCGCGCGTGGAAGAGCGAAACCGGAAGATAATACAGGCATTGCCTGAATTTATATTTATTTTGGATCAGGATTTCTTCATCACCGACGTGTTAATGTCTTCTGACACCATTTTGCTCCATCCCGTTGAACAGCTACGGGGAGCGGACGGGCGCACTATCTATTCTCCCGAAGTCAGCGACCTGTTTCTACGGAACATACGTCAATGCCTCGAAGACGGGGAGTTGAAGGAGATAGAGTATCCTCTGGATGTGGATGATTGCGAAAGACATTATTTCCAGGCACGCATCGCTCCGTTCGAAGATAATAAAGTGATGGCATTGATACACGATATCGGTGACAGGGTGCAACGCTCCAATGAACTCATCGAGGCGAAGCAACGGGCAGAAGAGGCTGACCGCATGAAATCGGTGTTTCTGGCCAATATGAGCCACGAGATCCGCACTCCTTTGAATGCTATCGTGGGATTCTCTGAAATCATAGCTTTGACGGAAGATGAAGTGGAGAAAGCCGAATACCTGAACATCATTCAAAAGAATAGCAACCTGTTGTTGCAACTCATAAATGACATTCTGGACCTTTCCCGCATCGAGTCGGGAAAATCGGAAATGAACTTCCAGTTGGTCGAAATGACCGGACTGATTGACGAAGTGGAGAAAGTGCATCGCCTGAAAATGAAAACAGGCATCCGACTGAATGTGATACGTCCCGATGAAGAAATCTGGATTATGGTGGACCGGAATAGGATTACGCAAGTGCTGTTCAACTTCCTCTCCAATGCCATTAAGAATACCCATGAAGGGGCCATCACCCTGGGGTTGGAAGCCTGCGGAGAATGGTTGAAGGTTTATGTAACGGATACCGGTTGCGGCATTGCAAAGGAGAAATTGCCCTTGATTTTCAACCGTTTCGAAAAGCTGAACGATTTTGTTCAGGGCACAGGTCTGGGGCTTCCCATCTGCCAGAGCATCGTGGAGAGATTGGGAGGAAAGATTTCCGTAGAGTCCGAAGTAGGAGTGGGGAGCACTTTCGTGATGACCCTTCCTTACCGTCAGTTTGTGTTGGGAGCGGATGGTGAACCTGTTGAGATCAATGCCCACGTAGAGCGAAGATCAGACGGCAGGAAGAAAATTTTGATAGCCGAAGATACGGAGTCTAACTTTATGCAGATAAACATTTTGCTGAAGAAGGACTACACCATTTCGTGGGTTACCAATGGCGAAGAGGCCGTAAATAGTTTCTTGCGCGAGCGTCCCGACCTGATATTGATGGACATCCGCATGCCAGTGATGAACGGTATTCAGGCTACGGAAAAGATACGTACCATCGACATCGATCTGCCTATTGTTGCGGTGACGGCCAATGCTTTTCTGATAGAACAACAACAAGCATTAGCCGCCGGATGCAATGATATTATTGCCAAACCATATACTTACGAAAGATTGAAGGAAACAATCATCAAGTATATTTGA
- a CDS encoding nucleoside phosphorylase has translation MKKYFASSELIINDDGSVFHLHVKPEWLADKVILVGDPGRVALVGSHLENKECEVESREFKTITGTYKGKRITVVSTGIGCDNIDIVMNELDALANIDFNTREEKPQLRQLELVRIGTCGGLQPNTPVGTFICSQKSIGFDGLLNFYSGRNEVCDLPFERAFLNHMGWSGNMCAPAPYVIDANAELIERIAGDDMVRGVTIAAGGFFGPQGRELRIPLADPKQNEKIENFEYNGYRITNFEMESSALAGLSRLMGHKATTVCMVIANRLIKEANTGYKNTIDTLIKTVLDRI, from the coding sequence ATGAAAAAGTATTTTGCATCTTCCGAACTTATTATCAATGATGACGGTTCAGTTTTTCATCTGCACGTAAAGCCTGAGTGGCTGGCAGACAAAGTAATCCTGGTGGGCGACCCTGGCAGAGTGGCACTGGTAGGCTCACACCTTGAGAATAAAGAATGTGAAGTGGAAAGCCGCGAGTTCAAAACCATTACAGGTACCTACAAGGGCAAACGCATCACGGTGGTTTCTACGGGTATTGGTTGCGACAACATCGATATTGTGATGAACGAACTGGACGCCTTGGCCAACATCGACTTCAACACACGTGAAGAAAAGCCCCAACTTCGCCAGTTAGAACTGGTACGTATCGGTACTTGTGGCGGTTTGCAACCGAATACGCCCGTAGGTACATTTATCTGCTCGCAAAAGTCCATTGGTTTCGACGGCCTGCTGAACTTCTATTCAGGGCGCAATGAAGTGTGCGACCTGCCATTTGAACGTGCATTCCTGAACCACATGGGATGGTCGGGAAATATGTGCGCACCTGCTCCGTACGTGATCGACGCCAATGCCGAACTGATAGAGCGCATTGCCGGAGACGATATGGTACGCGGTGTAACGATTGCCGCCGGTGGTTTCTTTGGTCCGCAAGGACGCGAACTACGTATTCCGCTGGCCGATCCGAAGCAAAATGAAAAGATCGAGAACTTTGAATACAATGGCTATCGCATTACGAACTTCGAGATGGAAAGCTCCGCACTGGCCGGTTTGAGCCGCCTGATGGGACATAAGGCGACCACGGTATGCATGGTCATAGCCAACCGGTTGATTAAAGAAGCCAATACGGGCTACAAGAATACGATTGACACATTGATAAAAACCGTACTGGACAGAATTTAA
- the floA gene encoding flotillin-like protein FloA (flotillin-like protein involved in membrane lipid rafts), which translates to MNVDTMYLTAFLVIGGIIFIVLFFHYVPFFLWLSAKVSGVRISLVQLFLMRIRNVPPYIIVPGMIEAHKAGLSNITRDELEAHYLAGGHVERVVHALVSASKANIELSFQMATAIDLAGRDVFEAVQMSVNPKVIDTPPVTAVAKDGIQLIAKARVTVRANIRQLVGGAGEDTILARVGEGIVSSIGSSENHKSVLENPDSISKLVLRKGLDAGTAFEILSIDIADIDIGKNIGAALQIDQANADKNIAQAKAEERRAMAVASEQEMKAKAQEARAKVIEAEAEVPKAMAEAFRNGNLGIMDYYRMKNIEADTSMRETIAKPSGNNSNQPLSK; encoded by the coding sequence ATGAACGTAGACACTATGTACCTAACTGCCTTTCTTGTGATAGGAGGCATTATCTTCATCGTACTGTTCTTCCACTATGTTCCTTTCTTCCTATGGTTGTCCGCCAAAGTTTCGGGAGTCAGGATTTCATTGGTGCAATTGTTTTTAATGCGTATCCGTAACGTACCTCCCTACATCATTGTACCGGGTATGATTGAAGCACACAAAGCCGGATTGAGCAACATTACCCGCGACGAGCTGGAAGCTCACTACCTGGCCGGTGGACACGTAGAAAGAGTGGTGCACGCCTTGGTATCCGCCTCTAAAGCTAATATTGAATTATCCTTCCAGATGGCTACCGCAATCGACCTTGCCGGACGTGATGTGTTCGAAGCCGTTCAGATGTCGGTAAACCCGAAGGTGATCGATACACCTCCGGTGACCGCCGTAGCTAAAGATGGTATCCAGTTGATAGCCAAAGCCCGTGTAACGGTACGCGCCAATATCCGCCAGTTGGTAGGTGGTGCCGGTGAAGACACTATTCTGGCCCGTGTAGGCGAAGGTATCGTATCTTCCATCGGTTCGTCCGAAAACCACAAGTCAGTATTGGAAAACCCGGATTCAATCTCCAAACTAGTGCTCCGCAAAGGTCTGGATGCCGGTACGGCTTTCGAAATCCTGTCCATTGATATCGCTGATATCGATATAGGTAAGAACATCGGTGCGGCTTTGCAGATAGACCAGGCAAATGCCGATAAGAATATCGCCCAGGCCAAAGCTGAGGAACGCCGTGCAATGGCCGTGGCCAGCGAACAGGAAATGAAGGCGAAAGCTCAGGAAGCACGCGCCAAGGTGATCGAGGCGGAAGCCGAAGTACCTAAGGCCATGGCAGAAGCATTCCGTAACGGTAATCTGGGCATCATGGATTATTATCGGATGAAGAACATCGAAGCTGATACTTCCATGCGTGAAACCATAGCCAAACCATCGGGAAACAACTCAAACCAGCCGTTGAGTAAATAA
- a CDS encoding NfeD family protein — protein sequence MDILIIIVLIVAAVILFLVELFVIPGISIAGILAGACMIYANYYAFAYLGTTAGFITLGVSAIACIGSLILFMRSKTLDKVALKKNITSKVDRTAADQVKVGDTGVAITRLALIGNAEIDGNIVEVKSMDGFLNEKTPIIVNRITDGVIMVEKKKD from the coding sequence ATGGACATACTTATCATCATTGTACTCATTGTTGCGGCGGTTATCCTATTCTTGGTAGAACTGTTCGTCATCCCGGGCATCAGCATAGCCGGAATCCTGGCCGGAGCTTGCATGATCTATGCCAACTACTATGCCTTTGCCTATCTGGGTACAACGGCTGGTTTCATCACGCTCGGTGTATCGGCAATAGCCTGCATAGGTTCATTGATACTCTTCATGCGCTCCAAGACCTTGGATAAAGTGGCGTTAAAGAAGAATATCACATCGAAGGTAGACCGTACGGCCGCGGATCAAGTAAAAGTAGGCGATACGGGTGTGGCCATTACACGCCTGGCACTGATCGGCAATGCCGAAATAGACGGCAACATCGTGGAAGTGAAATCCATGGACGGATTTCTGAATGAAAAAACCCCTATCATTGTAAACCGTATAACGGACGGCGTTATCATGGTAGAAAAGAAAAAAGATTAA
- a CDS encoding tetratricopeptide repeat protein, translated as MKKRYILLLLFCLVLVGASAQTLEQAKAFYNKGQYEKAKPVFKKFVRTQPANGNYNLWYGVCCLETGEPDVALKYLETAVKKRIPSGQLYLARNYNDLYRFEDAIKCYEEYISDLSKRKRPTAEAEKLLEKSKTNLRMLKGIEEVCIIDSIVVDKDRFLEAYKISPESGKLFTYNDFFQNKEEIEATVYETELGNKIYYGERQPDGKLSILARNKMQGEWSKGSLLPGSINDSINANYPYVLTDGATIYYAADGENSIGGYDIFVTRYNTNTNTYLTPENVGMPFNSPYNDYMFAIDEFNNLGWFASDRYQPEGKVCIYVFIPNSSKRVYNYEAMDKKKVVRLAQIHSLKDTWVDQNTVSDAKRRLQAAISEKPQAERSYDFEFVIDDHTTYYQWSDFKSPQAKSLFSKYRQLEKSFRQQQNKLEEQRSLYSRAKESDKGKLAPAILDLEKQIQQLSVELEKAAIEVRNTEKQSFK; from the coding sequence ATGAAAAAGAGATATATTTTACTCCTTCTATTTTGTCTCGTATTAGTCGGTGCATCGGCACAGACGTTGGAACAAGCTAAAGCTTTTTACAACAAGGGGCAGTACGAAAAAGCCAAACCCGTTTTCAAAAAATTCGTCAGGACACAACCGGCAAACGGAAATTATAATTTATGGTACGGTGTATGCTGCCTGGAAACAGGAGAACCTGACGTAGCCCTGAAATACCTGGAAACAGCCGTTAAGAAACGTATCCCCAGCGGACAACTGTATCTGGCACGAAATTATAACGACCTGTATCGTTTTGAAGATGCCATCAAGTGTTACGAAGAGTATATCAGTGATCTTTCCAAACGAAAAAGACCTACCGCAGAAGCTGAAAAACTTCTGGAAAAGAGCAAGACTAATCTCCGCATGCTAAAAGGCATTGAAGAAGTGTGCATTATCGATAGTATCGTAGTGGATAAAGACCGCTTTTTGGAAGCTTATAAAATCAGTCCGGAATCCGGTAAATTATTCACGTACAACGATTTCTTCCAGAATAAAGAAGAAATAGAAGCTACTGTATACGAAACTGAACTCGGTAATAAGATTTATTACGGTGAACGCCAGCCTGATGGCAAACTCAGCATCCTTGCCCGCAACAAGATGCAAGGCGAATGGAGTAAAGGCAGCCTATTGCCCGGTAGCATCAACGACTCCATCAACGCCAATTATCCGTACGTATTGACGGATGGTGCCACTATCTACTATGCCGCCGACGGTGAGAATTCAATAGGTGGATACGACATATTCGTTACCCGCTACAATACGAATACCAACACTTATCTGACTCCGGAGAATGTGGGCATGCCATTCAATTCTCCCTATAACGACTATATGTTTGCCATCGACGAGTTCAACAACCTCGGATGGTTTGCTTCCGATCGCTACCAGCCGGAAGGAAAAGTATGTATTTACGTATTTATTCCCAACTCTTCCAAACGGGTGTATAACTACGAAGCTATGGACAAGAAAAAAGTTGTCCGACTTGCTCAAATTCACTCCTTGAAAGATACATGGGTAGATCAGAATACAGTATCTGACGCCAAACGCCGTCTGCAAGCCGCTATCAGTGAAAAGCCACAAGCCGAACGGAGCTATGACTTTGAATTTGTAATTGATGACCACACTACGTATTATCAATGGAGTGATTTCAAATCTCCTCAGGCCAAAAGCTTATTCAGCAAATACCGCCAGTTGGAGAAAAGCTTCAGACAGCAGCAAAACAAATTGGAAGAGCAACGTTCCTTGTACTCCCGCGCCAAGGAAAGCGATAAAGGCAAACTGGCTCCCGCTATACTCGATCTGGAAAAGCAGATACAACAATTATCAGTTGAATTGGAGAAGGCCGCCATTGAAGTGCGTAATACAGAAAAACAATCCTTTAAATAG
- a CDS encoding ATP-binding protein, with protein MAQFTEEEKTIRRIEKRFSKGLVEYGLIEDGDKILIGLSGGKDSLALVELLAKRARVFKPRFSVVAVHVVMKNIPYQSDLAYLREYVESWNIPFVLYETEFDASTDTRKSPCFLCSWNRRKALFTVAKEQGCNKIALGHHMDDILETLLMNITFQGAFSSMPPRLVMKKFDMTIIRPMCLVHESDLLELAQIRGYRKQVKNCPYEAQSHRSNMKDILHQLEEMNPEARYSLWGSMANVQEELLPKKVSNLD; from the coding sequence ATGGCGCAATTTACTGAAGAAGAGAAGACCATCCGCCGCATAGAAAAGCGGTTTAGCAAGGGACTGGTAGAATATGGGCTGATAGAGGATGGGGATAAAATCCTCATCGGGCTTTCCGGTGGCAAAGACTCTTTGGCATTGGTGGAATTGTTGGCGAAGCGCGCCCGTGTCTTTAAGCCCAGATTCTCCGTGGTTGCCGTTCATGTGGTTATGAAGAATATACCTTATCAGAGTGATTTAGCCTATCTGCGTGAGTATGTTGAGTCGTGGAATATCCCTTTCGTACTGTATGAGACGGAATTCGATGCAAGTACGGATACGCGTAAGTCACCTTGTTTTCTTTGTTCATGGAATCGGCGTAAGGCGTTGTTTACTGTTGCCAAGGAACAAGGTTGTAATAAAATAGCATTGGGACATCACATGGATGATATTCTGGAAACATTATTGATGAATATCACTTTTCAGGGCGCATTTAGTTCCATGCCTCCTCGCTTGGTAATGAAGAAGTTCGATATGACGATTATCCGTCCGATGTGCTTGGTACATGAGTCTGATTTACTGGAACTGGCACAGATAAGGGGATATCGGAAACAGGTGAAGAATTGCCCTTATGAAGCGCAATCCCATCGAAGCAATATGAAAGACATTCTGCATCAACTGGAAGAAATGAATCCGGAAGCTCGTTATAGTCTTTGGGGAAGTATGGCAAATGTTCAGGAAGAGCTTCTTCCTAAAAAAGTTAGTAATTTAGATTAA
- a CDS encoding DMT family protein: MKGLYTILLLIVSNVFMIFAWYGHLKLQDMRIITNWPLYAIILFSWSIALAEYFCLVPANRIGFIGNGGPFSLIQLKIIQEVITLIVFIVFTTVLFKGESLHWNHFAAFICLVLAVYFVFYK, translated from the coding sequence ATGAAAGGTCTTTATACGATTCTGCTTTTAATTGTCTCCAATGTCTTTATGATTTTTGCCTGGTATGGTCATCTGAAGTTGCAAGACATGAGAATTATTACAAACTGGCCGCTTTATGCCATCATCTTATTTTCATGGAGCATCGCTCTTGCGGAGTATTTCTGTCTGGTTCCGGCCAACCGTATTGGGTTTATAGGTAATGGCGGTCCTTTTTCATTGATACAGTTGAAGATAATTCAGGAGGTGATTACTCTTATTGTTTTCATTGTATTTACTACTGTCCTTTTTAAAGGTGAAAGCCTGCACTGGAATCATTTTGCGGCATTTATTTGCCTGGTATTGGCAGTGTATTTTGTATTCTATAAATGA
- a CDS encoding FAD:protein FMN transferase — MEKKVQRNFLWIALLVLGTIWILARHNRTQPYYTVNGLIFGTVYNITYQYDGDLKAEIDEELKRFDGSLSPFNDTATITRINRNEDIVPDTFFTNVFRRSMEISKETNGAFDITVAPLANAWGFGFKKGAFPDSAMVDSLLEITGYTKVNLSEEGKVVKQDERMMLSCSAVAKGYAVDVIAQFLAKKGIKNFMVDIGGEIVARGENPKKDLWRIGINKPVDDSLSINQELQTVLNVTDVGIATSGNYRNFYYRDGKKYAHTIDPRTGYPVQHNILSATVVAKDCMSADAYATAFMVMGLEEAERFADAHPDIDACFIYTDENGELQTYYTKGMERFITNK; from the coding sequence ATGGAAAAGAAAGTACAGAGAAATTTCTTATGGATTGCCCTGCTTGTATTGGGAACAATCTGGATACTTGCACGTCATAACCGTACGCAACCTTATTATACAGTCAACGGACTGATATTCGGCACAGTTTATAATATAACTTATCAATATGACGGTGATCTGAAAGCTGAAATCGATGAAGAATTGAAGAGATTTGACGGTTCGCTATCTCCCTTCAATGATACGGCCACAATTACACGAATCAACCGTAATGAAGATATTGTACCGGATACCTTCTTTACAAATGTATTCCGTCGTAGTATGGAAATATCCAAAGAAACGAATGGTGCATTCGATATTACGGTTGCTCCACTGGCCAATGCCTGGGGGTTTGGTTTCAAGAAAGGCGCATTTCCTGACTCCGCTATGGTAGACAGCCTGCTGGAAATTACAGGATATACGAAAGTGAATCTGTCAGAAGAAGGTAAAGTAGTGAAACAGGATGAGCGCATGATGCTCTCATGTAGTGCAGTAGCCAAGGGATATGCAGTGGATGTAATAGCACAGTTTCTTGCAAAGAAAGGCATCAAAAATTTCATGGTAGATATAGGCGGAGAGATCGTAGCACGGGGAGAAAATCCCAAGAAAGATCTATGGCGTATTGGAATCAATAAGCCGGTTGATGATTCACTGTCCATTAATCAGGAGCTACAAACAGTACTGAATGTAACGGATGTGGGCATTGCAACCTCAGGCAATTATCGCAACTTCTATTATAGAGACGGAAAGAAATATGCACATACTATAGACCCAAGAACAGGATATCCCGTACAACACAATATCTTATCTGCCACTGTAGTAGCCAAAGACTGTATGAGTGCTGATGCTTATGCCACCGCATTCATGGTGATGGGACTGGAAGAAGCGGAACGCTTCGCCGATGCCCATCCGGATATCGATGCGTGCTTTATTTACACGGATGAGAATGGAGAACTTCAAACATACTATACGAAAGGGATGGAACGGTTTATAACAAATAAATGA
- a CDS encoding manganese efflux pump MntP family protein translates to MTGLEIWLLAVGLAMDCFAISIASGILLKRTLWRPMLTMAFFFGLFQAIMPLLGWIGASTFSHLIESLDHWIAFIILAFLGGRMVRESFKDEDCKKEYDPKSLKVVLALAIATSIDALAIGVSFAFLGMRDFSEILAPISVIGFVSFVMSLIGLLFGIRFGCGIARKLRAELWGGIILIIIGTKILIEHLFFS, encoded by the coding sequence ATGACCGGATTAGAGATTTGGCTTCTTGCCGTGGGACTCGCGATGGACTGTTTCGCAATTTCCATAGCCAGTGGTATTCTTCTGAAACGTACGCTATGGCGGCCCATGCTGACCATGGCTTTTTTCTTTGGATTATTCCAAGCTATCATGCCACTCCTCGGGTGGATAGGTGCCAGCACGTTCAGCCACCTGATAGAAAGTCTGGACCATTGGATTGCCTTCATCATCCTTGCTTTCCTGGGCGGACGCATGGTCAGAGAGTCTTTCAAAGACGAGGATTGCAAAAAAGAGTATGACCCGAAAAGTCTGAAAGTAGTGCTCGCATTAGCCATCGCAACCAGCATAGATGCACTGGCCATCGGTGTCTCATTTGCATTTCTAGGGATGCGGGATTTCTCGGAAATACTGGCACCTATTTCTGTTATCGGTTTCGTATCTTTCGTTATGTCCCTCATAGGATTACTGTTCGGTATCCGTTTTGGTTGCGGCATTGCACGAAAGTTGCGGGCAGAACTTTGGGGAGGTATTATCCTGATTATCATCGGAACAAAAATATTAATAGAACACTTGTTCTTCAGTTAA
- a CDS encoding DUF6048 family protein, whose protein sequence is MERKILSSFILSLNLAFFLLTGLPVQAQNSNRPPASNPPKQEEKKEADENVFPLYNGVTVSVDLWGIGSKVLGGDFLSSEVAVDVNLKNRFFPIVELGYGSTDAWNDNGTNYKSNAPYFRIGMNYNALYKKKFDNFLFVGLRYAMSSFKYDITALPVTDPIFDGSIGNPNQMDGIWGGSVPFNHKGMKGSMQWFEFCVGIRAHIWKQFYMGWGLRFKFRTSSSTGEYGDPWYVPGFGKYGSNTMGVTYTITYKLPY, encoded by the coding sequence ATGGAACGGAAAATCTTAAGCTCTTTTATCCTCAGCCTTAATCTGGCATTTTTCTTGCTGACAGGGCTCCCGGTACAGGCACAGAACAGCAACCGGCCTCCCGCTTCCAATCCGCCCAAGCAGGAGGAAAAGAAAGAAGCGGATGAGAATGTCTTCCCGCTATACAATGGCGTGACTGTCAGTGTGGACCTGTGGGGAATCGGAAGCAAAGTTCTGGGAGGTGATTTCTTAAGCTCGGAAGTAGCTGTTGACGTCAACCTTAAAAACCGTTTCTTCCCGATTGTGGAACTTGGATATGGCAGCACCGACGCATGGAATGATAACGGAACGAATTACAAAAGTAATGCACCTTATTTCCGTATCGGTATGAACTATAACGCTCTTTATAAAAAGAAGTTCGATAATTTCCTGTTTGTTGGCTTACGCTATGCAATGAGTAGCTTCAAATATGATATAACAGCTCTCCCCGTGACCGACCCCATTTTTGACGGAAGTATCGGAAACCCCAATCAAATGGATGGTATCTGGGGAGGAAGCGTACCATTCAACCATAAAGGAATGAAAGGTTCAATGCAATGGTTTGAATTCTGCGTTGGCATACGCGCACATATCTGGAAACAGTTCTACATGGGCTGGGGATTACGCTTCAAATTCCGCACAAGTTCATCAACCGGAGAATATGGTGATCCGTGGTATGTACCCGGATTCGGTAAATATGGCTCCAACACCATGGGTGTAACCTATACAATCACATATAAACTACCCTACTAA
- a CDS encoding DUF6452 family protein, with amino-acid sequence MKKLVKLILLCLIAYPIISIVSSCSEEEDCSMNARPMMECYLYTVDRESKRVFNDTLDSLTITAFDTDSVILNNQKKVHSLSLPLRYTADSTVLIFHYSKDPKIKKDTIIIYQKNTPYFLSMDCGYQMKQSITGGAHSRYLLDSIYIQEKEVSIYGTENLKLFYPQP; translated from the coding sequence ATGAAAAAATTAGTAAAACTGATATTGCTTTGTCTGATTGCTTATCCCATCATCAGCATCGTTTCTTCTTGTTCGGAAGAAGAAGACTGCTCCATGAATGCACGTCCGATGATGGAATGTTATCTATATACGGTGGACAGGGAAAGTAAAAGAGTGTTCAACGATACACTCGACTCGCTGACTATTACAGCATTCGATACAGACTCCGTCATTCTTAACAATCAGAAGAAAGTGCATTCGCTATCATTGCCTCTGCGCTATACAGCAGATTCTACCGTATTGATATTTCACTATAGCAAAGATCCCAAGATTAAAAAAGATACTATTATTATCTACCAAAAGAATACGCCCTATTTCCTGTCAATGGATTGCGGCTATCAGATGAAACAAAGCATCACAGGCGGAGCACACAGTCGCTATCTACTTGACTCCATATATATTCAAGAAAAAGAAGTAAGCATTTATGGAACGGAAAATCTTAAGCTCTTTTATCCTCAGCCTTAA